From Enhydrobacter sp., the proteins below share one genomic window:
- a CDS encoding glycosyltransferase family 2 protein, with amino-acid sequence MNLEAPEVVAVTVKPAGSQKRTVALLLPTLNELQGLKATVPHIDRSLVDQIIVIDGGSKDGTVEYALDMGLTVVSQLRRGLHYAIYDIVQVIDSDLVIEFSPDGNCKVDQLPELVAKMHEGYDLVVISRYLGHAVSEDDHAISAFGNWLFSRLMRPLARFPVTDALNIYRGYTRRIILDPDFEFYMKGPVLEPLVTGMAALHGMKVAEIPGDEPLRIGGATKRSIIYNGSMILLMIVRLYMRKFFAVRV; translated from the coding sequence ATGAACCTAGAGGCGCCTGAAGTGGTTGCGGTGACCGTCAAGCCCGCAGGCTCACAGAAGCGCACAGTGGCGCTGTTACTGCCAACGCTGAATGAGTTGCAGGGTCTCAAGGCGACGGTTCCTCACATCGACAGGTCCCTGGTCGACCAGATCATCGTCATCGATGGCGGTTCGAAGGACGGTACCGTCGAGTATGCGCTGGACATGGGACTGACGGTGGTGAGCCAGCTCCGGCGAGGCCTGCACTACGCCATCTACGACATCGTCCAGGTCATCGACAGCGATCTGGTGATCGAATTCAGCCCTGATGGAAATTGCAAAGTCGATCAACTCCCCGAACTGGTCGCCAAGATGCACGAGGGGTACGACTTGGTCGTCATCTCGCGCTACCTGGGGCATGCAGTATCGGAGGATGATCATGCCATATCGGCCTTCGGCAACTGGCTGTTTTCGCGGCTGATGCGTCCCCTGGCCCGCTTCCCGGTCACGGATGCGCTGAATATCTATCGCGGCTATACCCGCCGCATCATTCTCGATCCGGATTTCGAGTTCTACATGAAGGGCCCAGTGCTCGAGCCGCTTGTCACGGGAATGGCCGCATTGCACGGCATGAAAGTCGCTGAGATCCCCGGCGACGAGCCCCTGCGCATCGGCGGTGCCACGAAGCGTTCCATCATCTACAATGGCTCGATGATCCTCCTGATGATTGTCCGCCTCTATATGCGCAAGTTTTTTGCGGTGCGCGTCTAG
- a CDS encoding B12-binding domain-containing radical SAM protein, whose product MALNSGPEDTAIVCLLKSPALLKAFALSTLTAPPIGLAYLAGTMKASGIGHQIIDAVGESVDQIVALDFCDAYAIGLTMDEIVARIDPRSDIIGLSCMFSSSWPYDHRLIAKVRQRFPRATIVVGGEHATACSDYILETCPAVDICVRGEGEETLVELIGVLRREGDLTKVAGLAYRDEGKVRRTEARKRIRDIDAIPLPDWDQIPIDKYMQRGLGHGAANLRSMPLMATRGCPYQCTFCSSPQMWTTRWMARTPSMVVDEMEQYIERYRAENFDLYDLTAIIKKDWIVAFAREILGRGLRIEYQLPSGTRSEAIDEEVSEILYRSGCRQMNYAPETGSPATLVRIKKKVKLPRLEQSLRGACRHGLKVMVNIILFPDDTPRDVFETFKFMLRCSWNGLHDITLVPYVPYPGAELYDRLVKEERLPPLGEEYFISLLTHSDISTAKSHNPRFSARQVQWIRLAFLALFYSSSYLFRPHRIFVNLRNVVRNTPETRGERVLRSLAERLVKIFWPKNPARA is encoded by the coding sequence GTGGCATTGAATTCCGGACCTGAAGACACTGCCATTGTTTGCCTGCTGAAGTCGCCGGCATTGCTGAAGGCGTTTGCGCTCAGCACTTTGACAGCACCACCTATCGGTTTGGCCTATCTTGCCGGCACGATGAAAGCGTCAGGCATCGGCCATCAGATCATCGATGCCGTCGGTGAGTCGGTCGATCAAATTGTAGCGCTCGATTTCTGCGACGCCTACGCTATCGGCCTGACGATGGACGAAATCGTAGCGCGTATTGATCCTCGCTCCGATATTATCGGCTTGTCTTGCATGTTTTCCTCGTCATGGCCGTACGACCACCGGCTGATCGCCAAGGTTCGTCAGCGCTTTCCCCGAGCGACGATTGTGGTCGGCGGTGAGCATGCCACGGCTTGTTCTGACTACATCCTCGAGACTTGTCCTGCGGTCGATATATGCGTCAGGGGCGAGGGCGAGGAAACCCTTGTGGAACTGATAGGCGTTTTGCGCCGAGAGGGCGATCTTACCAAAGTTGCCGGTTTGGCGTATCGCGACGAAGGAAAAGTCCGGCGCACAGAAGCGCGCAAGCGTATCAGGGACATCGACGCCATACCGCTGCCGGATTGGGATCAAATCCCGATCGACAAATATATGCAGCGGGGGCTCGGCCACGGCGCTGCGAACCTGCGCAGCATGCCGTTGATGGCCACTCGGGGATGTCCCTACCAGTGCACCTTCTGTTCTAGCCCGCAAATGTGGACTACCCGCTGGATGGCACGAACACCGTCGATGGTCGTCGACGAGATGGAGCAGTACATTGAGCGCTATCGTGCCGAAAACTTCGACCTCTACGACCTGACCGCGATCATCAAGAAGGATTGGATCGTAGCCTTTGCGCGGGAGATTCTCGGACGCGGTCTACGCATTGAGTATCAGCTGCCGAGCGGGACGCGCAGCGAGGCGATCGACGAAGAAGTTTCGGAGATTCTCTATCGATCGGGTTGCCGACAGATGAACTATGCGCCGGAGACGGGTTCGCCCGCGACCCTCGTGCGCATCAAGAAGAAGGTTAAGCTTCCGAGACTTGAGCAATCATTGAGGGGAGCATGTCGTCACGGCCTCAAGGTGATGGTGAACATCATTCTGTTTCCTGACGATACGCCGCGAGACGTCTTTGAAACGTTCAAATTCATGCTGCGCTGTTCGTGGAACGGGCTGCATGACATCACGCTTGTGCCGTATGTGCCGTATCCGGGGGCCGAGTTATACGATCGGCTGGTGAAAGAAGAGCGGTTGCCGCCACTCGGCGAAGAGTACTTCATCAGCCTGCTGACCCATTCGGACATCTCGACTGCAAAGTCGCACAACCCGCGCTTCTCGGCCCGCCAAGTGCAGTGGATTCGCCTGGCGTTCCTCGCGCTGTTCTATTCGTCCAGTTACCTTTTTCGCCCGCATCGGATATTCGTCAATTTGAGGAACGTTGTTCGCAACACGCCCGAAACGCGAGGCGAGCGCGTCCTGCGTTCGTTGGCCGAGCGCCTCGTCAAGATATTCTGGCCGAAGAATCCCGCGCGCGCCTAA
- a CDS encoding flippase-like domain-containing protein: MKSRLVPRLVAFVAVGAILAWVLSRLDWRELGARFAEASPEGIAAMTAVWIFALLLRPLRFWYLLTVLGGVRGARYRTIWTAMVLGMAVNSFAPMRAGDAVMAIFLRHRLNIEIHRSFTVIVADWLCDFICVVVIFVSALAFAPPIAAWIGHASMVVVAVGAAGLTGLSLILRYRSQFLAIVDRWLARLLPKHRVRLHSIAAEILAGLTMIGRWRVSIPLVSISAVIWLVTACSYWFGMQAVFNDAPSAAAPFTMAAVALSFVLPLGPGGLGAFEAAVVVALAVFEVPVEASVAFAVIAHGVQLGTVLLFTGLAVVTQRVDYRLLWAATEKR; encoded by the coding sequence ATGAAATCCAGGCTCGTCCCGCGGCTTGTCGCCTTTGTCGCGGTCGGCGCGATTCTTGCGTGGGTGCTGAGCCGACTCGACTGGCGAGAGCTAGGCGCTCGATTTGCTGAGGCATCGCCCGAGGGAATCGCCGCTATGACGGCGGTCTGGATTTTCGCCCTGCTCTTGCGCCCCTTGCGCTTCTGGTACTTGTTGACGGTGCTCGGTGGCGTGCGTGGCGCCCGCTATCGAACGATCTGGACTGCGATGGTCCTCGGTATGGCGGTCAACTCTTTCGCGCCAATGCGAGCAGGCGACGCAGTAATGGCAATATTTCTGAGACATCGCCTGAACATAGAGATACATCGCAGTTTCACCGTGATCGTTGCGGACTGGCTTTGCGACTTCATCTGTGTGGTGGTGATCTTCGTCTCGGCACTGGCCTTCGCGCCTCCAATCGCCGCCTGGATTGGCCACGCATCGATGGTGGTAGTGGCCGTAGGTGCCGCAGGTTTGACCGGCCTCTCTCTAATCTTGCGGTACCGCAGTCAGTTCCTGGCCATAGTGGACCGATGGCTCGCCAGATTGCTTCCCAAGCACCGAGTCCGCCTGCACAGTATCGCAGCCGAGATACTCGCCGGCCTCACCATGATCGGACGATGGCGAGTATCCATCCCCTTGGTGTCTATTTCTGCTGTGATCTGGCTGGTGACGGCGTGCTCGTACTGGTTCGGAATGCAAGCAGTGTTCAACGATGCCCCTTCGGCCGCAGCGCCGTTCACTATGGCAGCAGTGGCATTGAGCTTCGTGTTGCCGCTCGGACCAGGGGGACTGGGAGCCTTCGAAGCGGCGGTTGTAGTCGCCCTTGCTGTATTCGAGGTGCCTGTCGAGGCATCGGTCGCTTTCGCTGTCATTGCGCACGGAGTTCAACTTGGAACAGTGCTGCTGTTCACTGGATTGGCCGTGGTCACCCAACGCGTCGACTATCGGCTGCTATGGGCAGCCACAGAAAAAAGGTGA
- a CDS encoding Rieske 2Fe-2S domain-containing protein, with protein MASFFDPSLTATAGEAFVDQSKVDDTLRKLIPAAHITKGSYRYPSRSELRDLVWNHMDQSHRPLIHRTYGVAARIHIGGSTSFSLTRFGHWPFVIPVFDGYFKENGFYQVMVLFGLIAVVIIIECNPNGNESQMDVSWTIASHRWLRFLHPLLSRRLVRLNHLQNREDDPIRDRRVALRAAGYRFKTDLPDFVNSNVKGNSTIFPPLQDPVSISLADLPDGRAVQIEVANRSYILRRQKDAVEIWPSVCPHEGAEIRPEHLSGSIVRCPWHGLEFAARRLVPDGGIVEICGARLELSGDMIVLAPGTAAVSV; from the coding sequence ATGGCGTCCTTCTTCGACCCTTCGCTCACGGCTACTGCCGGAGAGGCTTTCGTCGATCAAAGCAAAGTCGATGATACGCTGCGCAAGCTCATCCCGGCGGCCCATATCACCAAGGGTAGCTACCGATATCCTAGCCGTTCGGAACTGCGTGATCTTGTGTGGAACCACATGGATCAAAGCCATCGGCCCCTCATTCACCGGACCTATGGTGTCGCGGCTCGTATTCACATTGGAGGCTCCACCAGCTTCTCGCTCACTAGGTTCGGTCACTGGCCGTTCGTCATTCCGGTGTTTGACGGCTACTTCAAGGAAAACGGCTTCTACCAGGTCATGGTCCTGTTTGGCCTGATTGCCGTCGTCATCATCATCGAGTGCAATCCGAACGGCAACGAGTCCCAAATGGACGTGAGTTGGACCATCGCATCGCACCGCTGGCTCCGATTCCTTCATCCGCTCCTCAGCCGCCGATTGGTACGCCTAAACCATCTCCAAAACCGCGAGGACGACCCTATTCGCGATCGCCGGGTCGCGTTGCGTGCCGCGGGCTACCGCTTCAAGACGGACCTTCCCGATTTCGTTAATTCGAACGTCAAGGGCAACAGCACGATCTTCCCACCGCTACAGGACCCCGTTTCGATCTCGCTCGCGGATCTCCCGGACGGCCGTGCCGTTCAGATCGAGGTAGCGAACCGTTCCTACATCCTGCGTCGACAAAAAGATGCGGTCGAGATATGGCCCAGCGTCTGTCCGCATGAAGGCGCAGAGATCCGCCCCGAGCACCTTAGCGGTTCAATAGTCCGCTGCCCTTGGCACGGCCTCGAATTCGCCGCGCGCCGTCTCGTTCCCGATGGTGGCATTGTGGAGATTTGTGGCGCGCGCCTGGAACTTTCAGGTGACATGATCGTCCTGGCGCCCGGAACGGCTGCTGTCTCCGTATGA
- a CDS encoding class I SAM-dependent methyltransferase yields MAKETSKARTRRQAEGFFDKYFSGRGIDIGYGGDLVVPNCRGWDVEHGDAHELAGIADDTFDFVYASHIIEHLEDPARALLNWWRVLRPGGYLILYLPERDLFERKCTLPSVVSTDHKHFFLLDRDDPPDTVGLIPLISRTLKGAEIVHKKICDAGYDPNIPVSFMSDAEYSIELVAQKRIAGP; encoded by the coding sequence ATGGCCAAGGAAACGAGCAAAGCCAGAACACGCCGGCAAGCCGAAGGTTTCTTCGACAAGTACTTTTCTGGACGAGGTATTGATATCGGCTACGGCGGTGACTTGGTTGTTCCCAATTGCCGCGGTTGGGACGTCGAGCATGGTGATGCCCACGAGCTCGCTGGCATCGCCGACGATACCTTCGACTTCGTCTATGCGTCGCACATCATCGAGCATCTCGAAGACCCCGCGCGAGCACTTCTGAATTGGTGGCGTGTGCTGAGACCCGGCGGCTACCTTATCCTTTATCTGCCCGAACGGGATCTCTTTGAGCGCAAGTGCACGTTGCCTTCGGTCGTCAGTACTGACCATAAGCACTTCTTTCTGCTCGATCGAGACGATCCTCCGGATACAGTTGGACTGATCCCGCTCATCAGTCGGACGCTGAAAGGCGCGGAGATAGTCCACAAGAAGATTTGTGACGCCGGCTACGATCCAAATATTCCCGTGAGTTTCATGTCCGACGCTGAGTACTCGATCGAACTCGTCGCGCAAAAGCGCATAGCGGGCCCCTGA
- a CDS encoding cobalamin-dependent protein (Presence of a B(12) (cobalamin)-binding domain implies dependence on cobalamin itself, in one of its several forms, or in some unusual lineages, dependence on a cobalamin-like analog.) — MSTPNGQLKIGLVQINNSFSGQNYLPYSIALLQTYVQKFSPNPGRYDFLTPLYKRVRIADAVETMKDADLVGFSTYVWNGRISLEIARRLKALKPGIVVVFGGPHVPDQPEAFLRANPQIDLAVHNEGERTFLKLLEAFPDREAWSKLAGVSLVKEDGSFVRNPNIDRVRDLDEIPSPFLEGAFDSIMKANPSESWIGLWETNRGCPFRCTFCDWGSATAGKVTKFGEERLFHEVDWFAKKKIEYIFCCDANFGIQKRDVDIANYVADVKKQTGYPVALSVQNTKNATERAYLTQKILSDAGLNKGVALSMQSVDMTTLEAIKRDNISLDTYMELQRRFTRDKVETYSDLILGLPGETYESFVRGVDQLMENGQHNRIQFNNLSILPNAEMGDPAYQKKYGMITIESKIINIHGERVELDDDVPEVQDLVIATAATPLADWRRTRVFCWMTALLHFDKLFQIPLILAHGISGISYRDMIEAFMAAEREAYPLIAEINDFFHSEARSIQEGGAEYVFSREYLGIYWPADEYIFVKLTDEGRVAAFYAEAGKLLAETLRARHANLAMDVIDEAVKLNGALVHQPFATENSRIRLRYDLLDYWHKVRNGEQPLLKETMIEVEIDRLSKRYDDFQKWCREIVWWGNKKGAYLYTPRAVEITPELAGHY, encoded by the coding sequence ATGTCGACGCCGAACGGACAGCTCAAGATCGGCCTGGTCCAGATCAACAACTCGTTCTCGGGCCAGAATTACCTGCCGTACTCGATCGCACTTCTGCAGACCTATGTGCAGAAGTTCTCGCCCAATCCCGGCCGGTATGACTTCCTGACCCCGCTCTACAAGCGCGTCCGCATCGCCGATGCGGTCGAAACCATGAAGGACGCTGATCTGGTCGGGTTTTCGACCTACGTCTGGAACGGCCGCATCTCGCTCGAGATCGCCCGGCGGCTCAAGGCGCTGAAACCCGGTATCGTAGTCGTGTTCGGCGGCCCGCACGTGCCTGACCAGCCGGAGGCCTTCCTGCGCGCCAATCCGCAGATCGACCTTGCCGTCCACAACGAGGGCGAGCGGACCTTCCTGAAGCTCTTGGAGGCGTTCCCGGACCGCGAGGCCTGGTCGAAGCTCGCTGGCGTCAGCTTGGTCAAGGAAGATGGCAGCTTCGTGCGCAACCCGAACATCGACCGCGTACGCGATCTCGATGAGATCCCCTCGCCGTTCCTCGAGGGGGCTTTCGACTCGATCATGAAGGCCAACCCCAGCGAGAGCTGGATCGGCCTGTGGGAAACAAATCGTGGCTGTCCGTTCCGCTGCACCTTCTGCGACTGGGGCTCGGCCACCGCCGGCAAGGTGACGAAGTTCGGTGAAGAGCGGCTGTTCCACGAAGTCGATTGGTTTGCGAAGAAGAAGATCGAATACATCTTCTGCTGCGATGCCAATTTCGGCATTCAGAAGCGCGACGTCGACATCGCCAATTATGTCGCCGACGTGAAGAAGCAGACCGGCTATCCGGTGGCCCTGTCGGTGCAGAACACCAAGAACGCAACCGAGCGGGCCTATCTCACCCAGAAGATTCTGTCGGACGCCGGCTTGAACAAGGGCGTGGCCCTTTCCATGCAGAGCGTGGACATGACCACGCTCGAGGCGATCAAGCGCGACAACATCTCACTCGACACCTACATGGAGCTCCAGCGCCGCTTCACCAGGGACAAGGTCGAGACCTACTCCGACCTTATCCTTGGCCTGCCCGGCGAGACCTACGAGTCGTTCGTCCGCGGCGTCGACCAGCTCATGGAGAACGGCCAGCACAACCGCATCCAGTTCAACAATCTCTCGATCCTACCCAATGCCGAGATGGGCGATCCTGCGTATCAGAAGAAGTACGGCATGATCACGATCGAATCGAAGATCATCAACATCCACGGCGAACGAGTCGAGCTGGACGACGACGTACCAGAGGTGCAGGACCTCGTCATCGCCACGGCGGCAACGCCGCTCGCGGACTGGCGGCGCACGCGCGTTTTCTGCTGGATGACGGCGTTGCTGCACTTCGACAAGCTGTTTCAGATCCCGCTGATCCTGGCGCACGGCATCTCGGGCATATCGTACCGGGACATGATCGAAGCCTTCATGGCTGCCGAACGCGAAGCCTATCCGTTGATCGCCGAAATCAACGACTTCTTTCACAGCGAGGCGAGGTCGATCCAGGAAGGAGGCGCGGAGTACGTCTTTTCCAGGGAGTATCTGGGCATCTACTGGCCGGCCGACGAGTACATCTTCGTCAAGCTGACCGACGAGGGGCGCGTCGCCGCGTTTTACGCCGAGGCCGGCAAGCTGCTGGCGGAGACGCTGCGGGCCCGTCACGCCAATCTGGCCATGGACGTGATCGACGAGGCGGTGAAGCTGAATGGTGCGCTCGTCCATCAACCGTTTGCCACGGAGAACAGCCGTATCAGGCTGCGCTACGACCTGCTCGACTACTGGCACAAGGTGCGCAACGGCGAACAGCCGTTGCTCAAGGAGACGATGATCGAAGTCGAAATCGACCGTTTGAGCAAGCGCTACGACGATTTCCAGAAGTGGTGTCGCGAGATCGTGTGGTGGGGCAACAAGAAGGGTGCCTATCTCTACACGCCGCGCGCCGTGGAGATCACACCGGAGCTGGCCGGACACTATTGA